From one Acidimicrobiales bacterium genomic stretch:
- a CDS encoding succinate dehydrogenase cytochrome b subunit, which translates to MAQTTDQRYRVAPVQPRGREWPFPLNLYQSAVGRKWVMALTGIGLIGFVIVHMVGNLHVYEGPARMHEYAESLRTIGGGLVPKGGVLWLMRLGLFTMFVVHLHSAITLSRMSGNASEKAGRISGAKKYEGGRDHVAATYASRTMRWTGPIIALFVLFHLADLTWGWWLGDDFVSGDPYHNVAESMGYLPVAIIYVAANIALAWHVFHGAWSMFQSLGVNNPRYNHLRRTLATALAGLILVGNLSFPILTQAGLIDEDERVCPVGEVEGNACLAEEAEGSAADRHTTDGNTTDSAGSVSP; encoded by the coding sequence ATGGCACAAACCACCGACCAGCGCTACCGCGTGGCACCGGTCCAACCACGCGGACGGGAATGGCCCTTCCCGTTGAACCTCTACCAGTCGGCGGTCGGCCGCAAGTGGGTCATGGCCCTGACCGGCATCGGCCTTATCGGCTTTGTCATCGTCCACATGGTCGGCAACCTCCACGTGTACGAGGGTCCGGCCCGCATGCACGAGTACGCCGAGTCCCTGCGGACCATCGGCGGTGGCCTGGTCCCCAAGGGTGGCGTGCTGTGGCTGATGCGCCTCGGCCTGTTCACCATGTTCGTCGTCCACCTCCACTCGGCGATCACCCTCAGTCGTATGAGCGGCAACGCCAGCGAGAAGGCTGGTCGCATCAGCGGCGCCAAGAAGTACGAGGGCGGCCGGGACCACGTGGCCGCCACCTATGCCAGCCGGACCATGCGCTGGACCGGTCCGATCATCGCCCTGTTCGTCCTGTTCCACCTGGCCGACCTGACCTGGGGCTGGTGGCTGGGCGACGACTTCGTGTCGGGCGACCCGTACCACAACGTCGCCGAGTCGATGGGCTACCTACCGGTGGCCATCATCTACGTGGCGGCCAACATCGCCCTGGCGTGGCACGTATTCCACGGTGCCTGGTCGATGTTCCAGAGCCTCGGGGTGAACAACCCCCGCTACAACCACCTGCGACGCACCCTGGCCACGGCGCTGGCAGGCCTGATCCTGGTTGGAAACCTGAGCTTCCCGATCCTCACCCAGGCCGGGCTGATCGACGAGGATGAACGGGTCTGTCCGGTCGGTGAGGTCGAGGGCAACGCCTGCCTGGCCGAGGAGGCCGAGGGTTCGGCGGCCGACCGGCATACCACCGATGGGAACACGACCGATTCGGCGGGGAGCGTGTCACCGTGA
- a CDS encoding magnesium chelatase: MTRPTTLGELRSVGWESVPVAEELRRNAAARIRSGEPLFPMVLGFEDTVLPQLENALLAGHDVIFLGERGQAKTRLIRSMTGLLDEWMPIVVGSEINDDPYRPVSRHARVLVAELGDDTPLGWVHRDDRYGEKLATPDTSIADLIGEIDPIKVAEGRYLSDELTLHYGLVPRTNRGLFAINELPDLSERIQVGLLNVLEERDIQIRGHRIRLPLDVVMFASANPEDYTNRGRIITPLKDRFGSQIRTHYPLDADVEMDIVEQEASIPEVDGLTVAVPEFMSRVVATISHEARRSPHLNQRSGVSVRMSVANQEAMAASAIRRALRSGETVAVPRVSDLDALTASMAGKVEVDSIDEDRDGEILDRIVRAAVLGVFREVVPGELHRGVVEAFEEHDGVSVGEAVGSAAYVEVALEIPALATAAAVLLGDEPDGSDPPPALVASAVELVLEGLHLSKRLNKVTTGSGSRYRNRG; this comes from the coding sequence ATGACGCGACCGACCACGCTTGGTGAACTGCGTTCGGTCGGCTGGGAGTCGGTGCCGGTAGCCGAGGAACTCCGCCGCAACGCGGCGGCAAGGATCCGGTCCGGGGAGCCGTTGTTCCCGATGGTCCTGGGGTTCGAGGACACCGTGCTCCCACAACTCGAGAACGCCCTGCTCGCCGGGCACGACGTGATCTTCCTGGGCGAGCGGGGTCAGGCCAAGACCCGACTCATCCGGAGCATGACCGGGCTCCTGGACGAGTGGATGCCGATCGTCGTCGGCTCGGAGATCAACGACGATCCGTACCGGCCGGTGTCCCGCCACGCCAGGGTCCTGGTGGCCGAGCTTGGCGACGACACCCCGTTGGGCTGGGTGCACCGCGATGACCGCTATGGGGAGAAGCTGGCCACCCCCGACACCTCGATCGCAGACCTGATCGGTGAGATCGACCCGATCAAGGTGGCGGAGGGCCGCTACCTGTCCGACGAGCTGACCCTCCACTACGGCCTGGTGCCTCGGACCAACCGCGGCCTGTTTGCCATCAACGAGCTCCCGGACCTGTCGGAGCGCATCCAGGTCGGCCTGCTGAACGTGCTGGAGGAACGGGACATTCAGATCCGGGGCCACCGGATCCGCCTACCCCTGGACGTGGTGATGTTTGCCTCGGCCAATCCCGAGGACTACACCAACCGGGGTCGCATCATCACCCCGCTGAAGGACCGCTTCGGCTCCCAGATCCGGACCCACTACCCCCTGGACGCCGATGTCGAGATGGACATCGTGGAACAGGAGGCGTCCATCCCCGAGGTCGACGGGCTGACCGTGGCCGTGCCCGAGTTCATGAGCAGGGTTGTGGCGACGATCAGCCACGAGGCCCGACGCAGCCCGCACCTGAACCAGCGGTCCGGGGTGTCGGTGAGGATGAGCGTCGCCAACCAGGAGGCGATGGCGGCCAGCGCCATCCGTCGGGCCCTGCGGTCCGGTGAGACCGTGGCGGTGCCCAGGGTGTCGGACCTGGATGCCCTGACCGCCTCGATGGCCGGCAAGGTCGAGGTCGACAGCATTGACGAGGACCGGGACGGCGAGATCCTGGATCGGATCGTCCGGGCGGCCGTCCTGGGGGTGTTCCGTGAGGTGGTCCCCGGCGAGCTGCACCGGGGCGTGGTTGAGGCCTTCGAGGAGCACGATGGCGTGTCGGTCGGTGAGGCCGTGGGGTCAGCCGCCTACGTGGAGGTGGCCCTGGAGATTCCGGCGCTGGCCACGGCGGCCGCCGTCCTCCTGGGAGACGAGCCGGATGGGAGCGATCCTCCACCGGCGCTGGTCGCCAGTGCCGTGGAGCTGGTGCTCGAGGGCCTGCACCTGTCCAAGCGCCTCAACAAGGTGACGACCGGAAGCGGGTCCCGGTACCGGAACCGCGGTTGA
- a CDS encoding enoyl-CoA hydratase has product MPINPDAAGSVGEPTEISWTSKQSLLYSLGIGAGVADPTGFELEFTTENSDGIAQRAFPTQCVVIAGGRSPGFGDFNPMFLLHAEQEITCHREISAAGSGIATGKVGEIYDKGKAALVYLETDVTDPDGNPLWSTRSGLFIGGEGGWGGDRGPSNDWELPDREADHVVTYDIRRDQALLYRLSGDRNPLHSDPTFAAGAGFDTPILHGLCTYGFIGRALLHALCDSDPARFASMGGRFRSPVMPGETLDVRAWVDDGPDGERVLFQTRVGDRVVFDAGVMTRRA; this is encoded by the coding sequence ATGCCCATCAACCCCGACGCCGCCGGTTCGGTCGGCGAACCGACCGAGATCTCCTGGACCTCCAAGCAGAGCCTGCTCTACTCCCTCGGCATCGGTGCCGGCGTAGCCGACCCCACCGGCTTCGAGTTGGAATTCACCACCGAGAACTCGGACGGCATCGCGCAACGGGCCTTTCCCACCCAGTGTGTGGTCATCGCCGGCGGTCGGAGCCCCGGCTTCGGCGACTTCAACCCCATGTTCCTGCTCCACGCCGAGCAGGAGATCACCTGCCACCGGGAGATCTCCGCCGCGGGCTCGGGCATCGCCACGGGGAAGGTCGGAGAGATATACGACAAGGGCAAGGCGGCGCTCGTGTACCTGGAGACCGACGTCACCGATCCCGACGGGAACCCGCTGTGGTCCACCCGTTCGGGGTTGTTCATCGGCGGCGAGGGCGGCTGGGGTGGCGACCGTGGCCCGTCCAACGACTGGGAACTCCCCGACCGCGAGGCCGACCACGTGGTCACCTACGACATCAGGCGCGACCAGGCCCTCCTCTACCGGCTCAGCGGCGACCGCAACCCGCTGCACTCCGATCCGACCTTCGCCGCTGGGGCGGGCTTCGACACCCCGATCCTCCACGGGCTGTGCACCTACGGGTTCATCGGCCGCGCGCTCCTACACGCGCTCTGCGACTCTGACCCGGCACGGTTCGCCTCCATGGGTGGCAGGTTCAGGTCGCCGGTCATGCCCGGGGAGACGCTGGACGTACGCGCCTGGGTGGACGACGGGCCCGATGGCGAGCGGGTGCTGTTCCAGACCCGGGTCGGCGACCGCGTGGTCTTCGACGCCGGTGTCATGACCCGTAGGGCGTGA
- a CDS encoding WhiB family transcriptional regulator codes for MGIIAKPNLDTDWKDYSNCLGVDPDLFFPERGASTREAKEVCRSCVVQNDCLEYALQNGEKFGIWGGMSERERRRIRRQRALERQAAERAVEAV; via the coding sequence ATGGGAATCATCGCGAAGCCCAATCTGGACACGGACTGGAAGGACTACTCCAACTGCCTCGGGGTGGATCCGGACCTGTTCTTCCCGGAGCGCGGTGCGAGCACCAGGGAGGCCAAGGAGGTCTGCCGGAGTTGTGTCGTCCAGAACGACTGCCTCGAGTACGCCCTGCAGAACGGCGAGAAGTTCGGCATCTGGGGCGGTATGAGCGAGCGCGAGCGGCGCCGCATCCGGCGCCAGCGCGCGCTGGAGCGACAGGCCGCAGAGCGGGCTGTCGAGGCGGTCTGA
- a CDS encoding twin-arginine translocase TatA/TatE family subunit codes for MNALAVLGTQELLIVGIVVLVMFGGSQIPKLARNLGRAQKELQKGLAEGQAEVDGDTDS; via the coding sequence ATGAACGCTCTAGCAGTGCTGGGTACCCAGGAGCTCCTGATCGTGGGCATAGTGGTTCTGGTCATGTTCGGTGGTAGCCAGATTCCGAAGCTTGCCCGCAACCTGGGCCGGGCCCAGAAGGAGCTCCAGAAGGGGCTGGCCGAGGGCCAGGCCGAGGTCGACGGCGACACCGACTCCTGA
- a CDS encoding WhiB family transcriptional regulator produces the protein MDTIWMARGVCASSDPEVFFPHDGIGVEIAKLVCADCTVTAPCLEYALANRVEHGVWGGCSERQRRRMLKARRAAARKDELVAVAA, from the coding sequence ATGGACACGATCTGGATGGCACGGGGGGTTTGCGCGAGCAGCGATCCCGAGGTCTTCTTTCCCCACGACGGCATCGGCGTCGAGATAGCCAAGTTGGTCTGTGCAGACTGCACCGTCACCGCGCCGTGCCTGGAGTACGCGCTGGCCAACCGCGTCGAGCACGGCGTCTGGGGCGGCTGCTCGGAACGCCAGCGTCGCCGAATGCTGAAGGCCCGACGTGCCGCGGCACGCAAGGACGAGCTGGTGGCCGTGGCCGCCTGA
- a CDS encoding Na/Pi symporter has product MEPPATLMDTGRSALSPMGSSRREVSTPARALLVVALLYLFLTGVELLSGGFRTMGAGFVDSLFEGVSNPLGGLFVGLLATVLVQSSSVSTSVIVGLVASGVVGADDAVPMVMGANVGTTVTALLASLGHIRRDVEFRRAFAAATVHDFFNILAVLVFLPLELATGYLSETAGWITERVIGSSGAEFKSPLRAAVKMPAGWVEDLLSSFGAGGNWKGGLMIVIGLVFIFLALAYITRNMRLLVADRVEAAINRTLGAGSGAVAILLGAVITISVQSSSITTSVLVPLAASGVLTLENIYPVTLGANVGTTVTALLASLATGNPAAVTVAIVHTLFNVSGIVLFYPIRAMRRIPLRLATGLSDLAVERRSTAIVYAVGMFVVIPLLGVLILR; this is encoded by the coding sequence GTGGAACCCCCCGCGACGCTGATGGACACCGGACGCTCGGCCCTCTCTCCCATGGGGTCCTCCCGACGCGAGGTTTCAACCCCGGCGCGGGCGCTCCTGGTAGTTGCGCTGCTCTACCTGTTCCTGACAGGTGTGGAGCTGCTCAGCGGCGGCTTCAGGACCATGGGAGCGGGCTTCGTCGACAGCCTCTTCGAGGGGGTCTCGAACCCGTTGGGTGGTCTCTTCGTGGGCCTGCTGGCCACGGTGCTGGTCCAGTCGTCGTCGGTGTCGACCTCGGTCATCGTCGGCCTGGTGGCCTCCGGCGTCGTAGGCGCCGACGACGCCGTGCCGATGGTCATGGGTGCCAACGTGGGTACGACGGTCACAGCCCTGTTGGCTTCATTGGGGCACATCCGTCGCGATGTCGAGTTCCGTCGAGCATTTGCCGCGGCGACCGTGCACGACTTCTTCAACATCCTGGCGGTACTCGTCTTCCTGCCCCTCGAGCTGGCCACCGGCTACCTGTCCGAGACCGCCGGCTGGATCACCGAGCGCGTGATCGGGAGTTCGGGTGCCGAGTTCAAGAGCCCGTTGAGGGCTGCGGTGAAGATGCCGGCCGGCTGGGTCGAGGACCTGCTGTCGAGCTTCGGGGCAGGCGGGAACTGGAAGGGCGGGCTGATGATCGTCATCGGCCTGGTGTTCATCTTCCTGGCACTGGCGTACATCACCCGCAACATGCGCCTGCTCGTGGCGGACCGGGTCGAGGCGGCCATCAACCGGACGTTGGGTGCCGGCTCCGGTGCCGTGGCGATCCTGCTGGGTGCCGTCATCACCATCTCGGTGCAGTCGTCGTCCATCACCACCTCGGTTCTGGTGCCGCTGGCCGCTTCCGGCGTCCTCACGCTGGAGAACATCTACCCGGTAACCCTCGGGGCCAACGTCGGTACCACCGTCACGGCCCTGCTGGCCTCGTTGGCCACCGGCAATCCGGCCGCGGTCACCGTGGCCATCGTCCATACGTTGTTCAACGTGAGCGGGATCGTCCTCTTCTATCCGATCCGCGCCATGCGTCGCATACCGCTGCGCCTGGCGACGGGCCTGTCGGATCTGGCCGTCGAACGACGCAGCACGGCCATCGTCTATGCGGTGGGCATGTTCGTGGTCATACCGCTGCTCGGCGTGCTCATTCTTCGTTGA
- a CDS encoding MFS transporter: MSPFTRFARMHAIGAMSDAMIAVALASSIFFSIDPDAARWRVAVYLVLTIAPFAVVTPLIGPLVDSVRGGRRGMILITVVGRGLIAWQMAAYLDGLLLFPLAFGLLVLQKGYSVAKSAVVPSLVRNELELVEANAKLAMLSAVGSMLGAGLGGIALLVGPAAPTRVAMVGYALTLGLAWRVPTVLVAAARATASEIAALRQKGIRAASAAIGVLRSVVGFTSFLLAFEFRGGEEGVPIDGAGRAAGASTGIVRGQDVLGSPAAPVWHFGLVLLSVGVGAFLSATLAPRLRLRFSEERLIRGVLFVGVSGAALATWLGGIRGAVVIGGMVALCSGTAKLAFDSLVQRDAPGANHGRSFAKFEGRFQMAWAVGAFLAVFLPLPVEHGYLIVGVAMAMALAWFRFGSRPQQPVVTPDEPDRPDGQLGFWRRD, translated from the coding sequence GTGAGCCCCTTCACGCGATTCGCCCGGATGCATGCGATCGGGGCCATGTCGGACGCCATGATCGCGGTGGCTCTGGCCAGCTCGATCTTCTTCTCCATCGATCCGGATGCAGCCCGGTGGCGTGTCGCCGTCTACCTGGTCCTGACCATCGCCCCGTTTGCCGTGGTCACCCCGTTGATCGGACCGCTGGTGGACAGCGTCAGGGGCGGGCGCCGGGGAATGATCCTCATAACGGTCGTCGGACGTGGGCTCATCGCATGGCAGATGGCCGCCTACCTGGACGGCCTGCTGCTCTTTCCGCTGGCCTTCGGCCTGCTGGTGCTGCAGAAGGGCTACTCGGTCGCCAAGAGTGCCGTGGTGCCGTCGCTGGTCCGCAACGAGCTGGAGTTGGTCGAGGCGAATGCCAAGCTGGCGATGCTGAGCGCAGTTGGGAGCATGCTCGGTGCCGGACTGGGTGGAATCGCCCTGCTGGTGGGACCGGCTGCTCCGACGAGGGTCGCGATGGTCGGCTATGCGCTCACGCTCGGCCTGGCATGGAGGGTGCCGACGGTGCTTGTGGCGGCAGCCCGGGCCACCGCAAGCGAGATCGCCGCACTCCGCCAGAAGGGCATCAGGGCCGCGTCGGCGGCCATCGGCGTGCTCCGGTCGGTGGTCGGGTTCACGTCGTTCCTCCTGGCGTTCGAGTTCAGGGGCGGCGAGGAGGGCGTTCCGATCGATGGAGCGGGCCGCGCCGCCGGTGCCTCCACCGGCATCGTGCGGGGTCAGGACGTCCTGGGGAGTCCGGCCGCACCGGTCTGGCACTTCGGCCTGGTGCTCCTCTCGGTTGGCGTCGGGGCGTTCCTGAGCGCCACCCTGGCGCCGAGGCTTCGTCTCCGATTCTCGGAGGAGCGGCTCATCCGCGGGGTCCTGTTCGTCGGGGTGAGCGGCGCGGCGCTAGCCACATGGCTCGGGGGCATCCGGGGCGCCGTGGTGATAGGGGGGATGGTCGCCCTGTGCAGTGGGACGGCCAAGTTGGCCTTCGATTCGCTGGTCCAGCGGGACGCTCCCGGGGCGAACCACGGTAGGTCGTTCGCCAAATTCGAGGGGCGGTTCCAAATGGCCTGGGCGGTCGGGGCCTTCCTGGCCGTCTTCCTTCCGTTGCCGGTGGAACACGGCTACCTCATCGTGGGGGTGGCGATGGCCATGGCCCTGGCGTGGTTCCGGTTCGGGTCCCGGCCGCAGCAGCCCGTGGTCACCCCCGATGAGCCGGATCGTCCCGATGGACAACTTGGTTTCTGGCGCCGGGACTGA
- a CDS encoding DUF1330 domain-containing protein, translated as MSAWVIVDTRISDPEAYEEYKALAGPMVERYGGTYRARGGELDVIEDDLWSPTRIVVVEFPDIEAARRFVNSEEYAPVAALRHANADCTVVIVEGTD; from the coding sequence ATGAGCGCGTGGGTGATCGTCGACACGAGGATCTCCGACCCGGAGGCCTACGAGGAGTACAAGGCCCTCGCCGGCCCGATGGTCGAGCGGTACGGGGGCACCTACCGGGCCCGGGGCGGAGAACTCGACGTCATCGAGGACGACCTCTGGTCGCCCACCCGCATCGTGGTCGTGGAGTTCCCAGACATCGAGGCGGCCCGCCGGTTCGTGAACTCCGAGGAGTACGCACCGGTCGCCGCGCTGCGCCACGCCAACGCCGACTGCACCGTAGTCATCGTCGAGGGCACCGACTGA
- a CDS encoding zinc-dependent metalloprotease — protein sequence MSNEDPPESPGDGPGDPEDLDFTEGPGASDDPQDPFAGLFGALGEMFGSGIPGTGGLPGLPGGFPTGGGTGGSDPARQIAMAVASEGGSEPNVDPVVRIGYESLLRVAELQIADRTGLQVAHAAALHLRPVTRTAWASASVDAYRPYLTRMSHIPGDSGDPGGPSDMGSGPHLDPSGQDADPSTAWLSGLLAAMAPMMAGITTGTMVGRLALRSLGTYDLPIPRDGDELLIVVPNVEAFATDWSLPAEDLRLWICLHEVAHHAVLGVPHLRTVLTDLLTRHAGAFRNDPSALRDRLGDIDLTGGPEALVRLQESLDPEMVLGAVRSPEQEALLPRLEALVAVVIGYVDHVMDNIGSTLIGSYRQVTEAVRRRRVGTGEADRFVERILGLDLTQEQVDRGAAFVDGVVERSGGEGLDRLWADERNLPTPAEVDAPGLWLARIDLPDVPDVP from the coding sequence GTGAGCAACGAGGATCCACCAGAGTCACCCGGCGACGGTCCCGGAGATCCGGAGGACCTTGACTTCACGGAGGGTCCGGGGGCATCCGACGATCCGCAGGACCCGTTCGCCGGGCTGTTCGGGGCCCTCGGCGAGATGTTCGGCAGCGGTATTCCCGGCACGGGCGGCCTCCCCGGACTCCCCGGCGGCTTTCCGACCGGTGGCGGGACCGGCGGCTCGGATCCGGCCCGCCAGATCGCCATGGCCGTCGCCTCCGAGGGCGGTAGCGAACCCAACGTCGACCCGGTGGTCCGCATCGGTTACGAGTCGCTGCTCCGGGTCGCTGAGCTCCAGATCGCCGACCGAACCGGGCTGCAGGTGGCTCACGCAGCGGCCCTGCACCTCCGGCCCGTGACCCGGACGGCATGGGCCTCCGCATCGGTCGACGCCTATCGCCCATACCTGACCAGGATGTCCCATATTCCGGGCGACTCCGGCGACCCGGGTGGCCCGTCGGACATGGGCTCCGGTCCCCACCTCGACCCGTCGGGCCAGGACGCCGACCCTTCGACTGCCTGGCTCTCGGGCCTCCTGGCCGCGATGGCGCCGATGATGGCCGGCATCACGACAGGCACGATGGTCGGTCGGCTCGCCCTTCGCAGCCTTGGCACCTATGACCTGCCCATCCCACGGGACGGCGACGAGCTGCTCATCGTCGTTCCCAACGTCGAGGCATTCGCCACCGACTGGAGCCTGCCGGCCGAAGACCTCAGGCTGTGGATCTGCCTCCACGAGGTCGCCCACCACGCGGTGCTCGGCGTCCCCCACCTCCGGACCGTGCTCACCGACCTCCTCACCCGGCACGCCGGGGCATTTCGCAACGACCCGTCAGCCCTCCGGGACCGGCTGGGCGACATCGACCTGACCGGTGGTCCGGAGGCCCTGGTCCGCCTCCAGGAGTCGCTCGACCCGGAGATGGTGCTGGGGGCCGTCCGCTCGCCGGAGCAGGAAGCACTTCTTCCTCGGCTGGAGGCCCTGGTCGCCGTGGTGATCGGCTACGTCGACCACGTGATGGACAACATAGGCAGCACCCTGATCGGGTCGTACCGACAGGTGACCGAGGCCGTCCGTCGGCGTCGGGTGGGCACCGGCGAGGCCGACCGGTTCGTGGAGCGGATCCTGGGCCTCGACCTCACCCAGGAACAGGTGGATCGTGGTGCGGCTTTCGTCGACGGTGTGGTCGAGCGGAGCGGTGGCGAGGGGCTGGACCGCCTCTGGGCCGATGAGCGGAACCTGCCGACGCCGGCCGAGGTCGACGCACCGGGTCTGTGGCTGGCCCGCATCGACCTGCCCGATGTGCCCGACGTGCCGTGA
- a CDS encoding NAD-dependent epimerase/dehydratase family protein has protein sequence MRVVVTGSTGAVGRRVCARLAADGHEVVGLDRRSSVPPAPGVEIRVVDLAVADLRDLLADADTVVHLASGVTAGDVGENTGHDRLAVVERLLAAAGDVGVGHLVVRSSAMVYGAWPDNPVPLTEDAPVRPCPDFLFAVHRARLEEMAASWAAGDPARALTVLRPAVTVAEERPGGLASVVGAATSIRSHEGEPLGQFLHSDDLADAAVCAVAARYHGPLNVAPDGWIGVDVMAELGGPGPRLRLPGNLAALVGRVLFRVGLSPAPPGVFPYTVHPWVVSNDRLCELGWRPSHSNEEAYVAGHEPGVLDRLDVRARQQLSLAAAGLLVVSLLGFVVWLVRRPRRR, from the coding sequence ATGAGGGTCGTCGTCACCGGGTCCACCGGTGCCGTCGGGCGACGGGTCTGCGCCCGGCTGGCTGCCGATGGCCATGAGGTGGTGGGCCTGGATCGGCGCTCCAGCGTTCCACCCGCTCCGGGGGTCGAGATCAGGGTGGTGGACCTGGCTGTGGCCGACCTGCGGGACCTCCTTGCCGACGCCGACACGGTGGTCCACCTGGCGTCCGGCGTGACGGCAGGGGACGTGGGCGAGAACACCGGCCACGACCGACTGGCGGTGGTGGAGAGGCTGTTGGCCGCAGCTGGCGACGTGGGGGTCGGCCACCTGGTCGTGCGGTCCTCGGCCATGGTCTACGGGGCGTGGCCCGACAATCCGGTGCCGCTGACCGAGGATGCGCCGGTCCGCCCGTGTCCGGACTTCCTGTTCGCCGTCCATCGGGCACGATTGGAGGAGATGGCCGCCTCATGGGCCGCCGGCGACCCTGCGCGGGCGCTGACCGTGCTGCGCCCGGCGGTGACCGTGGCCGAGGAGCGACCGGGTGGGTTGGCCAGCGTGGTCGGTGCGGCGACATCCATACGAAGCCACGAGGGGGAGCCGCTCGGGCAGTTCCTGCACTCGGACGACCTGGCGGACGCCGCCGTGTGCGCGGTGGCCGCCCGATATCACGGCCCACTCAACGTGGCTCCTGATGGCTGGATAGGCGTGGACGTGATGGCCGAGTTGGGTGGGCCGGGGCCACGACTCCGCCTGCCGGGCAACCTGGCTGCACTGGTGGGTCGGGTGCTCTTCCGGGTCGGCCTGTCGCCGGCGCCACCGGGGGTGTTCCCGTACACGGTGCACCCGTGGGTGGTGTCCAACGACCGGTTGTGCGAGCTGGGCTGGAGGCCATCGCATTCCAATGAGGAGGCCTACGTGGCGGGCCACGAGCCGGGCGTGCTGGACCGCCTGGATGTCCGGGCCAGGCAGCAGTTGTCGCTCGCCGCCGCGGGGCTGCTGGTGGTGTCCCTGCTGGGGTTTGTCGTGTGGCTGGTGCGCCGCCCGCGCCGCCGTTGA
- a CDS encoding molybdenum cofactor biosynthesis protein MoaE — MSSAAGGPTAESTDPDTWLGLSAEPLPVDEITRWVGRPDCGAVVVFSGNARDHADGRVGVTGLEYEAYESQVVPRLSRITTEARRRWPALGRVAMVHRVGPLAIGEAAVVVAVSSPHRDVAFDAGRWCIDSLKSTVPIWKREKWEGGESWGLDAQHVADVDGQAGTSEARR, encoded by the coding sequence ATGTCGTCCGCCGCGGGCGGTCCGACGGCGGAATCGACGGATCCGGATACCTGGCTGGGCCTGAGCGCCGAACCCCTCCCGGTTGATGAGATCACCCGCTGGGTCGGGCGCCCGGACTGTGGAGCGGTGGTGGTCTTCAGCGGCAACGCCAGGGACCATGCCGATGGGCGGGTAGGGGTCACAGGCCTGGAGTACGAGGCGTACGAGTCCCAGGTGGTCCCGCGTCTGTCCAGGATCACCACCGAGGCCCGTCGCCGCTGGCCGGCGCTTGGGAGGGTGGCGATGGTCCACCGTGTGGGCCCGTTGGCGATCGGCGAGGCGGCGGTGGTCGTGGCCGTATCGTCGCCCCACCGGGACGTGGCGTTCGACGCCGGACGGTGGTGCATCGACAGCCTCAAGTCGACCGTTCCGATCTGGAAGCGGGAGAAGTGGGAGGGTGGCGAGAGTTGGGGCCTGGACGCACAGCACGTGGCCGACGTGGACGGGCAGGCCGGCACGTCGGAGGCCCGTCGGTGA
- a CDS encoding rod shape-determining protein, producing MARDLAIDLGTANTLVYARGEGVVLAEPSVIAINERSGEVLALGEEAWQMIGRTPTHVVAKRPLRHGAITDFDVTQRMVRLLMQRVGVSRFNRPKVLICVPSAITAVERRAVSESARRSGAADVQLIEQPIAAAIGANLPISEPVGSMVVDVGGGTSESALLSLGGVVALEAVRVGSFDIDAAIQAYVRREYGLSIGERTAEEIKCHIGSAAPTPDEVRAEVKGRELMSGLPKTVILSPVEIRQAIEEPVATMVESVVTCLAQAPPELAQDLLAQGICLVGGGSLLRGLDARLAEETGVPVVYVDTPMECVVKGAGQCIESFEAMRAMFMEGRQ from the coding sequence ATGGCCCGCGACCTGGCGATCGACCTGGGGACGGCCAACACGCTGGTCTATGCGCGCGGCGAGGGCGTGGTACTGGCCGAGCCGTCGGTGATTGCCATCAACGAGCGCTCCGGCGAGGTCCTGGCGCTTGGTGAGGAGGCCTGGCAGATGATCGGGCGCACCCCGACGCATGTGGTCGCCAAGCGACCGTTGCGCCATGGTGCCATCACCGACTTCGACGTGACCCAGCGCATGGTGCGCCTCTTGATGCAGCGGGTGGGGGTGAGCCGGTTCAACCGGCCCAAGGTGCTCATCTGCGTGCCGTCGGCGATCACGGCGGTGGAACGACGGGCGGTCAGCGAGTCAGCCCGCAGGTCGGGCGCCGCCGATGTGCAGCTCATCGAGCAGCCGATTGCTGCGGCGATCGGGGCGAACCTTCCGATCAGCGAGCCGGTCGGGAGCATGGTTGTGGACGTCGGGGGCGGGACCTCCGAGTCCGCCCTGCTGTCGCTGGGCGGGGTGGTGGCCCTGGAGGCGGTAAGGGTCGGATCGTTCGATATCGATGCGGCAATCCAGGCCTACGTGCGTCGTGAGTACGGGCTGTCGATCGGCGAGCGCACCGCCGAAGAGATCAAGTGCCACATCGGCTCTGCGGCACCGACGCCCGACGAAGTCCGGGCCGAGGTGAAGGGCCGGGAGCTCATGAGCGGTCTGCCCAAGACGGTGATCCTGTCGCCTGTCGAGATCCGCCAGGCAATAGAGGAGCCGGTGGCCACGATGGTGGAGTCGGTGGTGACCTGCCTCGCCCAGGCTCCGCCCGAACTCGCCCAGGACCTGTTGGCGCAGGGGATCTGTCTGGTGGGAGGTGGGAGCCTGCTTCGGGGCCTCGACGCCAGACTGGCAGAGGAGACGGGGGTCCCGGTGGTCTACGTGGACACGCCCATGGAATGCGTGGTTAAGGGTGCAGGCCAGTGCATCGAGTCGTTCGAGGCGATGCGGGCCATGTTCATGGAGGGTCGCCAGTAG